In one Nicotiana tomentosiformis chromosome 6, ASM39032v3, whole genome shotgun sequence genomic region, the following are encoded:
- the LOC138893451 gene encoding uncharacterized protein: MSSDSNKRNDIAWNYAIQGSSRSAIKCVFCEKTYNGRITRHKQHLIGGFKNIVQCPLCPPEVREEVKAFVDKKNVTRTQMNFEASVNLIDEDDEMDEDGEMRPPGKGEEGLGLEAKKILRDRAVSAFAAWMYDAGLPFNCVNYKTFDKFIEAVGQYGPGMKPPSYHEVRVTHLKKEVKKIDQIIEEHKVEWNKFGCSIMMDKWTARNGKMIINVLVNSPRGSVFLESHDASNSSTDGSKMYSLFRKTIDKIGKENVVQIVTDNASENVSAGRMMEAMYPHIYWTPCAAHCINLMFGDIFKENPYASVFTKAVRIYSYISQRPLLLNLMRKLTNERNLVRPAKTRFATAFLTLHSFYLQKKKLRKLVLSNEWKDNRYAKEVAGKETAKILISPSFWNDVVRALKVGGPLIKVLRMVDGERKPPMGYLYEAMDRAKETIAASFEGDVRKYEKVFEIIDIRWENQLHRPLHAAGHLLNPGLFYKNTRDETLASEVWIMVKDKIKVKELKDWNAHQL, encoded by the exons ATGTCATCCGATAGTAATAAACGAAATGATATAGCTTGGAATTATGCTATACAAGGCTCATCAAGATCCGCAATTAAATGTGTGTTTTGTGAAAAAACATATAATGGTAGGATAACTCGTCACAAGCAACATTTGATAGGTGGATTTAAAAATATAGTACAATGTCCCCTTTGTCCGCCCGAGGTTAGGGAGGAAGTAAAAGCGTTTGTTGATAAGAAAAATGTGACAAGAACTCAAATGAATTTTGAAGCATCGGTGAATCtaattgatgaagatgatgaaatggatgaAGATGGTGAAATGAGACCTCCc GGAAAAGGTGAAGAAGGTCTAGGTTTAGaagccaagaagattttgagagACCGCGCCGTAAGTGCCTTTGCAGCATGGATGTATGATGCAGGGCTTCCTTTCAACTGTGTTAACTACAAAACTTTTGATAAATTCATTGAAGCTGTAGGACAATATGGCCCAGGAATGAAGCCTCCTAGCTATCATGAAGTTAGAGTAACTCATCTTAAAAAAGAGGTGAAGAAGATAGACCAAATTATTGAGGAGCATAAAGTGGAATGGAACAAGTTTGGATGTtccattatgatggataaatggacAGCACGGAATGGAAAAATGATCATAAATGTGTTGGTGAACTCTCCAAGAGGGAGTGTTTTTCTTGAATCTCACGATGCTAGCAACTCTTCTACGGATGGAAGCAAAATGTACAGCTTGTTTAGAAAGACTATTGATAAAATTGGAAAGGAAAATGTTGTACAAATTGTTACAGATAATGCTAGTGAGAATGTTAGTGCGGGTAGGATGATGGAAGCTATGTATCCACACATTTATTGGACTCCATGTGCTGCCCATTGTATCAACTTGATGTTTGGTGACATATTCAAGGAAAACCCATATGCTTCAG TTTTCACTAAGGCCGTCAGGATATATTCTTACATCAGTCAGAGGCCGTTGTTATTGAATTTGATGAGGAAATTAACAAAtgaaagaaatttggtgagaccgGCCAAGACTAGATTTGCAACGgctttcttaactttgcatagtTTTTACTTGCAAAAGAAAAAATTGAGAAAGCTAGTTCTTTCAAATGAATGGAAAGATAATAGATATGCAAAGGAAGTTGCGGGAAAAGAAACTGCCAAAATTCTTATTTCCCCATCATTCTGGAATGACGTCGTTCGGGCTCTTAAAGTTGGTGGTCCTTTGATTAAGGTACTTCGTATGGTGGATGGGGAGAGAAAACCACCAATGGGCTATCTTTATGAGGCTATGGATAGAGCCAAAGAGACTATTGCAGCGTCATTTGAGGGAGATGTTAGAAAATATGAGAAAGTTTTTGAGATAATTGATATCAGGTGGGAGAATCAACTCCATCGACCTTTGCATGCAGCAGGCCATCTTCTGAACCCGGGATTATTTTACAAGAACACTAGAGATGAAACTTTGGCTTCAGAAGTGTGGATTATGGTGAAGGATAAAATAAAAGT